In one window of Oncorhynchus kisutch isolate 150728-3 linkage group LG16, Okis_V2, whole genome shotgun sequence DNA:
- the LOC109888353 gene encoding probable G-protein coupled receptor 34: MPTLPNTSLPLSSSSFPLSNATYPPFTSSSPNQTLCNLDDGALRLPLVFFYSLFFLLGLVGNLLALWVFVLHSRRNSVRVFLINVAIADLVLLACLPFRVLYHANGNRWVLGPLVCKVVGNLFYMNMYISITLLGFISLDRYVKLKGRGGAGRGLARRLRGGGWSWVACRVLWGLSLAAAVPMIAMSEGNEEPGKCFQYKQRRGAKGKAYFNMVLVLLFWGVFCLLVVSYGKIAMHLLKVSRDKPDLPNAHRYGSAARKSFFVLFLFTVCFGPYHAFRPFYVLSQLSQSPSCDYLRLVDKTNEVMLLFSAFNAVLDPVMYFLLSGSVRKAAVKALGQSLGNRLHFLNDGTSNSSVSEFRRTSLSVTSPNNVINPSHEPRTSLCLISPTLHPGTAIVAKQ; the protein is encoded by the coding sequence ATGCCCACTCTTCCCAACACCTCTTtacccctgtcctcctcttccttccccctctccaatGCCACCTATCCCCCCTTTACCTCCTCCTCTCCAAACCAGACCCTATGTAATCTAGATGACGGTGCCCTGCGCCTCCCCCTGGTCTTCTTCtactccctcttcttcctcctgggTCTGGTAGGTAATCTCCTCGCCCTGTGGGTCTTCGTCCTCCACTCCAGGAGGAACTCTGTCCGGGTGTTCCTCATCAACGTGGCCATAGCTGACCTGGTGCTCCTGGCCTGCCTTCCCTTCAGAGTCCTCTACCATGCTAACGGCAACCGCTGGGTCCTCGGCCCCCTGGTCTGTAAAGTGGTGGGCAACCTCTTCTACATGAACATGTACATCAGTATCACTCTGCTCGGGTTCATTAGTCTGGATAGGTATGTGAAGCTGAAGGGGCGGGGCGGAGCGGGGAGGGGCCTGGCCAGGAGGCTGAGAGGTGGGGGATGGAGCTGGGTGGCGTGCAGGGTGCTCTGGGGGCTGTCCCTGGCGGCGGCCGTGCCCATGATTGCCATGTCGGAGGGAAACGAGGAACCTGGGAAGTGTTTCCAGTATAAGCAGCGGCGTGGGGCGAAGGGGAAGGCTTACTTCAACATGGTTCTGGTGCTGCTGTTCTGGGGGGTGTTCTGCCTGCTGGTGGTCTCCTATGGGAAGATAGCCATGCACCTCCTCAAGGTGTCCAGGGATAAACCTGACCTCCCCAATGCCCACCGCTACGGTAGCGCCGCCAGGAAGTCCTTCTTCGTGCTCTTCCTGTTCACCGTCTGCTTCGGGCCCTACCACGCCTTCCGCCCATTCTACGTCCTCTCCCAGCTCAGCCAATCCCCATCCTGCGATTACTTGCGCCTGGTGGACAAGACCAATGAGGTCATGTTGTTGTTCTCCGCCTTCAACGCCGTCCTGGACCCTGTGATGTACTTCCTGTTGTCGGGCTCGGTGCGCAAGGCCGCCGTGAAAGCCCTCGGACAGAGCCTCGGCAACCGGCTCCACTTCCTTAACGACGGGACCTCCAACAGCTCGGTATCAGAGTTCAGACGGACCTCTCTGTCCGTCACCTCCCCCAACAACGTCATTAACCCCTCCCATGAGCCCAGGACCAGCCTCTGTCTGATTAGCCCCACCCTCCACCCTGGCACAGCCATAGTGGCAAAGCAGTGA